The DNA segment CACGAGCTGTGGCGGCCGGGCGACAGCCCGTTCCTGACGCTTTAAGGGGGCCGGAATGGGCACGGTCAGGGTTACAAGGGAGCTGGCCGTGCCCGCCTCGGCGGTCTGGGCGGTGCTGGCCGATTTCGGCGGCTTCCTCGATTGGGCGACCGGCGGCGCCGGGACGATCCGGATCGAGGGAGACGGCGAGGGCATGGTGCGCCACCTCAGCCTGCCCGGCGTCGGCGAGATGGCCGAGCGCCTCGACAGGCTGGATCATCAGACGCGAATCCAGTGCTACAGCCTCGCCGCGGGCACGCCGATCGGCATGGGCTCGTACAATGCGACGGTGGTCGTCAGCGAGACGGCGAGCGGCTGCCGCCTCGACTGGACCGGCGAGTTCGAAGCGGCTCCCGGCGCCGATGCGGAAATGATCCGACAGGGCCTCGAAGGCTCGTATGACGGCATGTCCCGATCGCTGGCCGCGGCGGCTGTCCGCTAACGGCGATGGCCGTTATCCAGGTCACCGACAGCATTGCCATCGACGATAGCGAGATCGAGGAAAGCTTCATCCGCGCGGGTGGACCTGGCGGTCAGAACGTCAACAAGGTCGCGACGGCCGTCCAGTTGCGGTTCGATGTGCGCGGCTCGCCCTCTCTGCCCAATGCCGTGGCGCTGCGCCTGATGAAGCTGGCGGGCAAACGCCTGACCCAGGACGGCGTGCTGGTCATCAGCGCGCAGAATTTCCGCACCCAGGAACGCAACCGGTCCGATGCGCTTGAACGGCTGCTGGAGCTGATCCGCGAGGCGGCGGTGCCGCCGGTGGCGCGGCGGCCGACCAAGCCGAGCAAGGCTTCAAAGGTCAAGCGTCTCGAAAGCAAGGTGAAGCGGTCGGGCGTAAAAAGCATGCGCGGCAAGGTCCGCGACGAATAACTCTTGCCGATCAGCGCCGCGCCCTCAGTTCTTGTCTGTACGGGAATAAGGGGATGGCGAATGAGCCTGGCTGGTCTGGGAAGCGGTCTTCGGACGGTGGTGATCGGCGCCTCGGGCGGCATCGGCGGCGCGCTGGCCGCCGCGCTCGAGGCGGATCCTGCGGTGGCGGCCATCCATGCCTGTTCCCGCGCGGGCAGCGGTGAGGCGGGCGGCAAGCGCGGTGTTCATGCGGTAGATGTCACCGACGAGGACTCGATCGCCGCCGCCGCCGCGCGCATCGGCGCGGAGGGGCCGCTCCATCTGGTGGTCGTCGCGACGGGCATGCTGCACCAAGACGGGCAGGGGCCGGAAAAGACCTACCGGCAACTGGACGCTGCCCAGATGATGCGCGCCTTCCAGGTCAACACTATCGGACCGGCGTTGGTCGCCAAGCATTTCGTGCCGCTGCTCGATCGCTCCGATCCCGCCATCTTCGCGGCCCTGTCGGCGCGGGTCGGCAGCATTTCCGACAACCGCCTGGGCGGCTGGTACAGCTACCGGGCGTCGAAATCCGCGCTCAACATGCTGATCCGCACCCTGTCCATCGAACTGGCGCGGACCCACAAGCAGGCGGTCTGCGTCGGACTGCACCCGGGCACGGTCGATACCGGACTCTCCCGCCCGTTCCAGCGGGCGGCGAAGCAGTTGCTGACCCCGGAAGAATCGGCGGCCTATCTTGTCGATGTTCTGGGAGCCCTGACGCCCGCCGCCAGCGGATCGGTGCTGGCGTGGGATGGCAAAATGGTGCCCGTCTAGGCGCTCTTCTCGCTCTGAGCCAGCTTGCTCATTTGGGCGGGATAGCGTTCGCCGACGGCGGCGCCGATGGGAAACAGCCGGTCCAGCTCGTCCAGCGTGGCCTGATCGAGCGACACGTCCAGGGCGCCGACGTTCTCCTCCAGAATATTGACGCGCTTGGTGCCGGGGATGGGCACGATGTCATCGCCCTGCGCCACGACCCAGGCGAGCGCCAGCTGGGCCGGCGTGCAGTTCCTCGCGCGGGCGATCTCTTCCAGACGGGTCACCAGCGCGCGGTTCTTTTCGAAATTGCCTTCCTGGAAACGCGGCATGCGGGCGCGCATGTCGCCCTTGCCGAACTCGGGCGTGCTCAGCGTCCCGGTCAGCATGCCCCGGCCCAGCGGGCTGAAGGGCACGAAGGTCACGCCCAGTTCGCGGCATGTTTCGATGATCCCGGTCTCGGGCTCGCGGTTCCACAGCGAATATTCGGACTGCACCGCCGAGATGGGGTGAATGCGGTGGGCACGGCGCAGCGTGTCGGAGTTCACCTCTGACAGGCCGATGGCGCGCACCAGCCCGCTGGTCACCAGCGCGCCCATGGCCGCGACCGTGTCCTCGACGGGAATTTTGGGGTCGACGCGGTGGGCGTAGTAGAGGTCGATGTAGTCCGTTCCCAGGCGCTTCAGACTTTCCTCGCAGCGCGTGCGCACGATCTGCGGGCGGCCGTCGACCGACAGTGCGCCGCCCTCGCCGGGGACGAAGCCGAACTTGGTGCCGATCTGGATCTTGTCCCGGACCGGGCCGAGGACGCGGCCGATCAGTTCCTCGTTATGCCCCATGCCATAGACATTGGCGGTATCGAGGAAGGTGACGCCCAGCTCGACCGCCCGCTGCAGCGTCGCCTCGGCCAGCGCTGCGTCCGGCGTGCCATAGGCAGCTGACATGCTCATGCAGCCCAGCCCCAGGCGCGAAATCTCGACATCGGAAAATGGCAGTTTGCGGCGGTCCATGACGTGCTCCCCTTCGACGCGGTGGCGTGAACGGTAAGACAGGTGGACGGTCACGTGCAACTTTTTGGATGTGCGGGTTACCGGTATGCCTAACGCGTCTGGATCGTCTTCAGATAGGCGATGAGAAGGGCGATGTCCTCGGGGCTCCATGGATCGTCCGGCATCTCGGGATGGCCGGCGAAGATACCTTCGGCTAGTGCCTCCTCCAGGTTCTCGACAGGATAGTTCTGGCCCAGCGTGCGGAAGGGCGGTGCCTGTGTCATCGGGCTGGCGCCGTCGGCATCGATGGCATGGCATCCGCCGCAGCGGGCCGTGGCCAGCGCATGCCCGGCATCGGCGTCATCGCCGCCGGCGGCCATCACTGGCGACGCGAGGAGAGCGAGAAGGGCGGCGATGGGAAGGTGTCGCGGCATGGATCACTCCTTTCCGACAAGCCTAGGCCGGTCGGTACTTCGGCACAAGGCAGGTGGGCGCCGGCGGGGGTCGACGGAGGCGGCGCAGCATGGTTATGGTAGCGGATGTCCTCCCTCCGAATGCCTCGCCGCTAATCGTGCGCCTGGACGCCACAAGGCGCTCGCGGCGCATCCGGGTCCTGAGCGGGCGATGGTTCCATCGCCTGCTGTTCATCGTCGGCGGTGTCGCGGTCGGCGGTGTCGCCGTTCTGATGGCGATCTGGGGCGACGTGGCCAACGAGGCCTTTCACGGCCTGGTCGAGCGCTGGCGGTTCGCGCCATTGCTGGTGACGCCTGTCGGCTTTGCCGTGGCGGTCTGGCTGACGCGCCGGTTCTTTCGCAATGCTCAGGGCAGCGGCATTCCCCAGGCGATCGCCGCGCGCCAGCTGAAGGACCAGGAGCAGCGCGGGGCGCTGGTCTCGCTTCGCATCGCGGCGGCAAAGGTTGTGCTGACCCTGTTCGGGATGCTGTGCGGCGCCTCGATCGGACGCGAGGGGCCGACGGTCCAGGTCGGGGCGTCCATCATGTACGCCGCCGGCCGGCTGTCGCCGCGCCGGCAGGCCGGGCTGATTCTCGCGGGTTCGGCGGCCGGGGTGGCCGCCGCGTTCAACACACCGCTGGCCGGCGTGGTCTTCGCCATCGAGGAAATGAGCCGGTCCTTCGAGGTGCGCACCAGCGGCCTGATCATCGGCAGCATCATCGTTGCCGGCCTGACGTCGATTTTCTTCCTGGGTAACTACACCTATTTCGGCGTCACCCATGCGCGGCTCGCCGGGCCGGAAACCTGGCTCGCCGTGCCGGCCTGCGGTCTGGTCGGGGGCCTGTTGGGCGGCGGCTTCAGCCGGTTCATCGTCGCCATGGCGCGGGGCCTGCCAAACCGTGCTGGCGGATGGATCAGAAAGCGGCCGGTGGCTTTCGCGGCGCTGTGCGGCCTGCTGGTCGCGGTCTGCGGCATCGTCTCCGGTGGAGGCACCTACGGGACAGGTTACGAACAGGTGCGGCACATGCTCGACGATGGCGCCGCGACGGCATGGTACTTCGCGCCGCTGAAACTCGCGGCGACGGCATTGTCGGCGGTCAGCGGCATACCCGGCGGAATCTTCTCGCCCTCGCTGGCGGTCGGCGCCGGCATCGGCGGCAATCTGGCGTGGTTTTTTTCCGCCGACGCGGGCGGCGCGGTGGTTCTGCTGGGCATGGTCGGCTATTTCGCCGGGGTGACCCAAGCGCCGATCACCTCGTTCGTCATCGTCATGGAAATGACCGACAATCACGACCTGCTGCTGCCGCTGATGGCGGCGGCTTTCGTGGCCCACGCGGCGTCGCGCCTGGTATGCAGGGAAGGCATTTATCACGCGCTGAGCCGCGGGTTTCTCACTGCGGCGCGGTCACCCGCCGGACAGGACAAGGAAGGGAAACAATGAGCCTTACAGTCGATCTCTACTGGTCGTTTCGAAGCCCCTATTCCTATCTGGCCACCCGGCGGCTGTTCGAGCTGCAGCGTGACCGGACCGTCGAGATCCGGTTTCGCCCCGTCTATCCGCTCGCGGTCCGGAGCGAGAATTTCTTCGCCACCGTCAATCCGAAATGGGTGAAGTACGTCCAGAAGGACGCGCCGCGTCTGGCGGAATATCTCGGGCTCCCGTTCCGCTGGCCCAAGCCCGATCCCATCGTGCAGGACATGGCGACGCTAACGGTGGCCAAGGATCAGCCCTACATCCGTCGTCTGACCCGCATGGGGCAGGCGGCGGCCGATCTGGACCGGGGCATGGCTTTCGCTCACGAAGTCTCGTCCATGCTGTGGAGCGGGACGCGCGGGTGGCACGAAGGGGATCATTTGCGCGATGCCGCGGCACGGGCTGGTCTCGACATCGACGTTCTGGACGCGGCGATAGAGGCCGATCCAGACGGGTTCGATGCCCGCATCGCGGCCAATCAGGACGCGCTTGAGGCCGCCGGCCATTGGGGTGTGCCGACCATGGTGTTCGATGGCGAAGCCTTCTTCGGCCAGGACCGGATCGATCTTCTCGAATGGCGGCTCATGCAGTCGGGGTTGGCCGACCGGGCATCAGCCGGCGCCTGATCAGATAATCCAGCGACAGTGCTCCGGGACCGCGAAACAGGATGAAGGCCAACGCCGCCGCCCAGCCCAGATGAGTCATCCAGGCTTCGGGATAGACGAAGATCTGGATCACGGCGGTCATGCCCAGCAGCGCCGCGGCGCTGAGCCGGGACGCCAGGCCCATGAGCAGCAGGACGGGAAACAGATGCTCGGCATAGGTCGCCAGATGGGCCGCGACCTCGGACGGGATCAGCGGCAGGGCGTATTCGTATTCGAAGAGAACGTAGGTGCTGTCCTTGACGGTCAGTAGGCCCTCGACCTTCGTGCGGCCCGACAGCAGAAACACCGTGGCGATGAAGAGACGGGCCGGTGTCGATACGACGGTGGCCAGGGAAACGCTGTCGAGATTGTCGAGCAGCCGTGCCGCAAGCCAGGTGAGTTGGCTGGGCCGCAGGGAGAAGGAAGGGGCGCTCATGGGGCTGGATCCGTCTGTGGCAGGGTGAAAACGCCGGATGAAATCAATTGGGCGAGGTCCATGGTCAGATCCTGTCCGCCCTCCTTGTCCGCGCTGACGGCGAGGGCGTCGCCGACCGAAAGACCGTCCCGGATGGCGGCGAGCAGGACAAAGGCGGCCTCGCTGAGGCGGAAAACCGTCACCTCGGCCTCGGGCCGCACGATCAGCAGGCGTTCGCCGCCCGCCGCCAGTTGCAAGGATGGCGGACTGTCGGCCAGGTTCGCCCGCCAGAGTTCAAGGACACGGTAGCGGGTCTCGAGCAGACGGCCTGACGCATGCAGCGCCACGCGCAGGGCGTCGCCGTCGCGGGCCGCCATTTCATGCAGCGCTAGGGCATCCAGCGCCGGCGTGTCGGCGGCGTGATAGGACTCCCGATGCAGGAATTCCAGCGCCGCGACGTCGGTTAGGTACGCAAGGGCGTGCGCGGGTTCGAAGTGCCGAAGGAAGCCCGGGAATTCACGGCCATAGCCGATCAGTGTCCCGCTGCGGCAGGGATGCGCGTCAACGAATTCCAGCGCGGCGAAGCGGAAAAAGTCGGCTCCGACAATCCGCTGGGTGGCCGGGAAGGTGTCGGCCAGCGCATCGACGAACCGCGCGTACATATTGTTGCGATAGATGGCAATGGACGCCTCGGCCGGAATGCCCGGTGTCAGCATGGGGGCGATGACGCCGCCATTTCGGATGGATGCGCTCAGGCGCGCCTGGACTTCAGCCAGCTCGTGCATGGACCGGTACCCTTTGTATCATGGCCGCGGTCTGGGCCTCGGCCAGCAGGACCGGAAGCGGCGGCACGTCCGTATCCCATTCGATCAGCGTCGGCCGCCCTCCGATACGGTCGACGGTTTCGGCGTAGAGCGTCCAGACAGTGTCCGAGACGCGGCTGCCATGGTCGTCGATCAGAATCCGGCGACCGCCAGCTTCGATGGCGGTATGGCCCGCGAGATGAATCTCGCCGACCAAGGCGCCGGGAATGGACGCTAGCCAATGGCGCGGATCGAAGCCGTGATTGTGGGCCGAGACGACCACGTTGTTGATGTCCAGCAGCAGCAGGCAGCCTGTCCTGCGCGCTAGTTCGACGAGGAATTCGGGCTCGGGAATGGTAGAATGGGCAAAGCGCAGATAGGTCGAGGGGTTCTCCACCATGATCTGGCGTGACAGCGCGTCCTGCATTTTCGCGACATGACCGGCGACGACGCTCAGGCTCTCTTCGGTGTATGGCAGGGGCAGGAGATCGTGATGCGCGATGCCCGCATGCACCGACCAGGCGATATGTTCCGACACCAGCACCGGCGTGTAGGCGTCCACCAGATGCCGCCAGAGGGCGAGATGGTCACGGTCGAGCGGGTCGGCGCCGCCGAGCGACATGCCGACGCCGTGAAACGATAATGGATAATGCGCGGCGAGGGCCTTGAGATAGCGATGGGGCGGTCCGCCTGCGCCCATGTAGTTTTCAGGGTGCACTTCCAGAAAAGGCAGCGCCGGCCGCGTCTCGAGCAGCGCCGCATAGTGCGAGGCCTTGAGTCCGATGCCGGCCGAAGCCGGCACCGGACCGGTGCCACAGGAAGCTGTGATGCCGTGGCGGCCGGGCATGGATCAGGCGCTGGGCACGCGGGCTTCGGACGGCGCCAGGCTGCCCTTGCCGTGGGGCGTTTCGATGCCGGCGCAGGTGCCCTTGGGGACCAGCTTCCAGGCATTCGACTGATAGTCGATCTTGGAGGTTCCGGCGCAGCTGGTGCCTTCGCCTGCCTTGCAGTCGTTCTTGCCGGCCATGGAGACACCGTAGCATTTCTCCATGTCGGCCTTGTCGCCGGCCAGGGCCGAACCGGCGCTGCCGAACGAGACGGCCAGCGCGGCCGCGGCGAGGAGGGTCGAGGTCGTGATTTTGGCGGTCATGTGTGTATTTCCCTATGAGGTCTGGACAGGACGTCGTCGGCTTGCGCGTCCGACAAACTTCATTTCGGCGCGGGACCGGTTCGGGTTACGCTCGCGGAATGAAAAAAGGGAGTAAGACCATGCGGATCATGCCAGGCCAGCCTGTACCGTCGCTGTCCCTGCCTCTGGCCGGCGGCGGCACGTTCACGCTGGGAGGGAATGCGCCCGCATCCTTCACCATGCTGGTGATCTATCGCGGCCTGCATTGTCCAATCTGCAAGGGCTATCTGAACACGTTGCAGGACAAGCTTGCTGATCTGGAGGCTTTGGGGATCGCCACGGTCGCGGTCAGCAGCGACGACCAGGACAGGGCCGAGCGCGCCAAGGCGGACTGGAAGCTGGACCGGCTGGATATCGCGTACGGCATGTCGATCGATGAGGGCCGTCGCTGGGGGCTCTACGTTTCCAAGGCGATTTCCGACAAGGAACCGCCATATTTTCTCGAGCCCGGGCTGTTTCTCGTCCAGCCTGACGGCACGCTCTATTGCGCATCGATCCAGACCATGCCGTTTACCCGCCCGGACCTGGACGGCATCATCGGCGCGGTCCGGTTTATAAACGATAAGGGGTATCCGGCACGGGGTGCGGCCTGAGCCTCATAGCCGCGTGCGGGAGGCGAGGTTGAGCGCGTCGACAATGCGGAAGACGATTCCGATCTCGGCGACGAAGCGCTCCAGTTCCTGGTTCACCTGCAGGCTGGAATAGCCTTTCACCTCGAAGCGGTTCTCGTTGTTGTTCGCCGCGAGATAGAAGCTGTCGCCATGGAACGCGGCCTGAACTTTGTGGCCGAGCAAGGCGCGCAGGCTCAGCAACTGTTCCATGAAGCCCGGCGTCAGCAGGTAGCGGGCCTCCACCTGATCGGTGCCGTAGACCTCGAAGTGCTTCTCGAATTCTGGGTCTTCCAGCCTGACCCTTTCATTGTCGCCCATGCCGAAGCCGCCCAGCCAGTTGCCAAAGGCGCTGCCGTCCGTCTTGATGATTGTGGTTCCAGAGAAATTTTTCGGAAATGAGAAATTAAAAACAGGGCCGCGGAAGACCGTGACATCGCGCCGGTTTTTTCCGGACCCACTTACTTGGCGCAGGTGCAGCTCCGTCATCTCGACGCGCACCTCCTTGTATCGGCCACTGATCTGATCTTCCAGGCCGGTCCGGTTGTGACTGGGCAGCAACTTGACCTGCGACAAGGAGGGTATCGGATTACGCGTCGGCGTGACCGAAAACTCAAGGCCGAAGAAGCCGCAGAGCCGTGTGACCAGCCTTTCCTTGACCTTCTTCTGATGCTTGACGATGGGATGCTGCACATAGGCCCATGCGGCGCCGAACGCCAGGAACCCGGCGAAGAAGCCAAAATCGGACGGGAGGAACAGGAACACGGCGCCGACGACGCCGGTCGCCAGCGGTATCGCCCAGATCGCCCGCTTCATGGCCATTTCGCGCGCCTGCAGGCGTGCGGCTTCCAGATCACCGATCATGGGATCGATCTCACGCGCGCGAAAAGCGTCGAAGCCTTCCAGCCAGGGCGCGTCTGAGGTCATGACAGACCCTTACTTCATGAAATCGGCGACATTGACGGGCTGGCGCGCGGCGGCGTCCTCGATCTCGTAGAAGGGCATGGCCTTCACGCCGATCATGCCCGCGATCATGCTGCCGGGCCAGATTTCCACCGCGTTGTTCAGGTCGGTCACGGCCGAATTGTAGAAGCGGCGCGCGGCGGCGATGTGACCTTCGACCTCGTTCAGCGTCTGCTGCGCCGTCACGATGGTGTCGGCGGAGCGCAATTCGGGATAGGCTTCCGCCACGGCGAACAGGCGGCTCAGGCCGGCGCTCAGCTGCTTCTCGGCCTCGATATGCTGGCGCACGGCGTCAGGGTCGTCGCGCTTGTAGGGGGCCTGCGCCTGATTGCGGGCGGCGACGACACTCTCCAGTACATCGCGTTCATGGGTCATGAACTTCTGCGCCAGGGTGACGACATTCGGGATCAGATCGTGGCGCTGACGCAGCTGGACGTCGATGGACGACAGGGCCTCGCGCGCCTGATTCCGTTTGGTGATCAGGCGTGCGTACAGGATG comes from the Iodidimonas sp. SYSU 1G8 genome and includes:
- a CDS encoding SRPBCC family protein encodes the protein MGTVRVTRELAVPASAVWAVLADFGGFLDWATGGAGTIRIEGDGEGMVRHLSLPGVGEMAERLDRLDHQTRIQCYSLAAGTPIGMGSYNATVVVSETASGCRLDWTGEFEAAPGADAEMIRQGLEGSYDGMSRSLAAAAVR
- the arfB gene encoding alternative ribosome rescue aminoacyl-tRNA hydrolase ArfB codes for the protein MAVIQVTDSIAIDDSEIEESFIRAGGPGGQNVNKVATAVQLRFDVRGSPSLPNAVALRLMKLAGKRLTQDGVLVISAQNFRTQERNRSDALERLLELIREAAVPPVARRPTKPSKASKVKRLESKVKRSGVKSMRGKVRDE
- a CDS encoding SDR family NAD(P)-dependent oxidoreductase encodes the protein MSLAGLGSGLRTVVIGASGGIGGALAAALEADPAVAAIHACSRAGSGEAGGKRGVHAVDVTDEDSIAAAAARIGAEGPLHLVVVATGMLHQDGQGPEKTYRQLDAAQMMRAFQVNTIGPALVAKHFVPLLDRSDPAIFAALSARVGSISDNRLGGWYSYRASKSALNMLIRTLSIELARTHKQAVCVGLHPGTVDTGLSRPFQRAAKQLLTPEESAAYLVDVLGALTPAASGSVLAWDGKMVPV
- a CDS encoding aldo/keto reductase, whose product is MDRRKLPFSDVEISRLGLGCMSMSAAYGTPDAALAEATLQRAVELGVTFLDTANVYGMGHNEELIGRVLGPVRDKIQIGTKFGFVPGEGGALSVDGRPQIVRTRCEESLKRLGTDYIDLYYAHRVDPKIPVEDTVAAMGALVTSGLVRAIGLSEVNSDTLRRAHRIHPISAVQSEYSLWNREPETGIIETCRELGVTFVPFSPLGRGMLTGTLSTPEFGKGDMRARMPRFQEGNFEKNRALVTRLEEIARARNCTPAQLALAWVVAQGDDIVPIPGTKRVNILEENVGALDVSLDQATLDELDRLFPIGAAVGERYPAQMSKLAQSEKSA
- a CDS encoding cytochrome c; this encodes MPRHLPIAALLALLASPVMAAGGDDADAGHALATARCGGCHAIDADGASPMTQAPPFRTLGQNYPVENLEEALAEGIFAGHPEMPDDPWSPEDIALLIAYLKTIQTR
- a CDS encoding chloride channel protein, whose product is MVADVLPPNASPLIVRLDATRRSRRIRVLSGRWFHRLLFIVGGVAVGGVAVLMAIWGDVANEAFHGLVERWRFAPLLVTPVGFAVAVWLTRRFFRNAQGSGIPQAIAARQLKDQEQRGALVSLRIAAAKVVLTLFGMLCGASIGREGPTVQVGASIMYAAGRLSPRRQAGLILAGSAAGVAAAFNTPLAGVVFAIEEMSRSFEVRTSGLIIGSIIVAGLTSIFFLGNYTYFGVTHARLAGPETWLAVPACGLVGGLLGGGFSRFIVAMARGLPNRAGGWIRKRPVAFAALCGLLVAVCGIVSGGGTYGTGYEQVRHMLDDGAATAWYFAPLKLAATALSAVSGIPGGIFSPSLAVGAGIGGNLAWFFSADAGGAVVLLGMVGYFAGVTQAPITSFVIVMEMTDNHDLLLPLMAAAFVAHAASRLVCREGIYHALSRGFLTAARSPAGQDKEGKQ
- a CDS encoding 2-hydroxychromene-2-carboxylate isomerase, which produces MSLTVDLYWSFRSPYSYLATRRLFELQRDRTVEIRFRPVYPLAVRSENFFATVNPKWVKYVQKDAPRLAEYLGLPFRWPKPDPIVQDMATLTVAKDQPYIRRLTRMGQAAADLDRGMAFAHEVSSMLWSGTRGWHEGDHLRDAAARAGLDIDVLDAAIEADPDGFDARIAANQDALEAAGHWGVPTMVFDGEAFFGQDRIDLLEWRLMQSGLADRASAGA
- a CDS encoding DoxX family protein — translated: MSAPSFSLRPSQLTWLAARLLDNLDSVSLATVVSTPARLFIATVFLLSGRTKVEGLLTVKDSTYVLFEYEYALPLIPSEVAAHLATYAEHLFPVLLLMGLASRLSAAALLGMTAVIQIFVYPEAWMTHLGWAAALAFILFRGPGALSLDYLIRRRLMPGRPTPTA
- a CDS encoding DNA-binding domain-containing protein yields the protein MHELAEVQARLSASIRNGGVIAPMLTPGIPAEASIAIYRNNMYARFVDALADTFPATQRIVGADFFRFAALEFVDAHPCRSGTLIGYGREFPGFLRHFEPAHALAYLTDVAALEFLHRESYHAADTPALDALALHEMAARDGDALRVALHASGRLLETRYRVLELWRANLADSPPSLQLAAGGERLLIVRPEAEVTVFRLSEAAFVLLAAIRDGLSVGDALAVSADKEGGQDLTMDLAQLISSGVFTLPQTDPAP
- a CDS encoding DUF692 domain-containing protein yields the protein MPASAGIGLKASHYAALLETRPALPFLEVHPENYMGAGGPPHRYLKALAAHYPLSFHGVGMSLGGADPLDRDHLALWRHLVDAYTPVLVSEHIAWSVHAGIAHHDLLPLPYTEESLSVVAGHVAKMQDALSRQIMVENPSTYLRFAHSTIPEPEFLVELARRTGCLLLLDINNVVVSAHNHGFDPRHWLASIPGALVGEIHLAGHTAIEAGGRRILIDDHGSRVSDTVWTLYAETVDRIGGRPTLIEWDTDVPPLPVLLAEAQTAAMIQRVPVHARAG
- a CDS encoding DUF2282 domain-containing protein, encoding MTAKITTSTLLAAAALAVSFGSAGSALAGDKADMEKCYGVSMAGKNDCKAGEGTSCAGTSKIDYQSNAWKLVPKGTCAGIETPHGKGSLAPSEARVPSA
- a CDS encoding peroxiredoxin-like family protein: MRIMPGQPVPSLSLPLAGGGTFTLGGNAPASFTMLVIYRGLHCPICKGYLNTLQDKLADLEALGIATVAVSSDDQDRAERAKADWKLDRLDIAYGMSIDEGRRWGLYVSKAISDKEPPYFLEPGLFLVQPDGTLYCASIQTMPFTRPDLDGIIGAVRFINDKGYPARGAA
- a CDS encoding DUF3137 domain-containing protein codes for the protein MTSDAPWLEGFDAFRAREIDPMIGDLEAARLQAREMAMKRAIWAIPLATGVVGAVFLFLPSDFGFFAGFLAFGAAWAYVQHPIVKHQKKVKERLVTRLCGFFGLEFSVTPTRNPIPSLSQVKLLPSHNRTGLEDQISGRYKEVRVEMTELHLRQVSGSGKNRRDVTVFRGPVFNFSFPKNFSGTTIIKTDGSAFGNWLGGFGMGDNERVRLEDPEFEKHFEVYGTDQVEARYLLTPGFMEQLLSLRALLGHKVQAAFHGDSFYLAANNNENRFEVKGYSSLQVNQELERFVAEIGIVFRIVDALNLASRTRL
- a CDS encoding LemA family protein, whose translation is MLAAIIVVAVLAVIFYILYARLITKRNQAREALSSIDVQLRQRHDLIPNVVTLAQKFMTHERDVLESVVAARNQAQAPYKRDDPDAVRQHIEAEKQLSAGLSRLFAVAEAYPELRSADTIVTAQQTLNEVEGHIAAARRFYNSAVTDLNNAVEIWPGSMIAGMIGVKAMPFYEIEDAAARQPVNVADFMK